GCGATGCTGATGCAGTACATTAAATATTAAGGGAGATCTCACAGAACcccaaaatagaaaaaagctGTGTGGGACACATAGTGCTACCCTAACAAATGGAATATTTAAGAAATCTTAAATGAagatttttaaaagattattatAATGGAATGTTTTCGTCCTTATTAGATAGTTAACAAGAAATATGCTGAGAGAGAAGGGGCAGTGATACGGGGGCAAAGGTACCCCTGGAGTGAACATTTTTAGTGTCTCCAGTAGTCGAAAATGTCTGGATCCTTTAGCTAGAGTAGATCTATACTGGGCATGTATAGTGGGCCTTACTACAACATCACAATGATTCAGTCTCTTTATGTCATAGTAATTGGATTACTGCAAACCAAACTCTAGACtatttgatttttgttgttggtatataatatgaaatatggCAGCCTAAAGATGAAACAATCCGCTGTTCCCCTCTGTTTCTGTATGAAAATCTTAGTTGCTGCTTGTGTCAGCCAATCTCAGTGCCCAGCCCATACTCAGTGGGTCTGTGAATTATATAACTTCACACTGTTCACTGGGGATTCTGCCATGCAGAGGGCTATTTCAGTTGGCGAGTCAAATTTGCCCTaatatgttttttcccccatcaaAATGCTTTTGTCATTTGGGACAAATTCAGTTGCTCATATCTCTGTTAGTCAGAATCAATTCACTAGGTTAATATTACAATAACTACAACATAACATCTTGattccacctttttttttttgccaacatGTGTTAATTGCATGATAATTCAAAATGGCATGAAAAAGATTGTCAGCAGGCACTTTAGCCGTGCACCAAAATCTAACGTAACAGATTGCTAGCTACATTGCACTGCCtttgtttataaatgtgtgtcttaagtattttatttttaggctGTCATAACTCTGTCACTATGCTCCTTTTCCCCTTGTCATTATCAACTGGACTTACTGATATTCCCTGCTTCTGCAAAGccatataatattcataaacaGAGGAAAAATGTCTGACCTGTATATCTGCTCCTAAtaagcacagacacaaacacacactgagcttGAAGTAAGAAAGCCATTTAGCCATTAGAAACAATTCAGTCTTTGAGGGGCTGTTACCTGGGCAACCTGAGCGGAGGTGAGGCTCAAAGCAAGACAGCAGGTTACAGAGACGAGGGGGGAAAGGCAGGTTAGACAGACCCATTCGCAGACGctagaaaatgagagagaataCATGAAGCAGTGAATGAAATGAACAACCTGACTGAAACTCCTCATCTGTGTCAGTAACTTTCATTCTATCTGTGATCATTCGTCAGTTACGAATAAAGAAAAAGACTTAAGGGAGTATAAAATCACCCTTCTTTGGGAATTAAAATAAAGCAGGTTCTGATTCATTAGAGGACACAATCCAACAAGCCATAGGGGCTAATTGCCAGGTAaatatttctattataaataatgtttatgtttCAGTGACACCTACAGTATTTCTCCATCAGGTCAGGAAAGTCCCTGAATATAATTTTGAAATAATTCTGAAGATTCATTAATTAAGTCCCTTTGTTGCTTTGGACTACATTGTAAGATCCCAAGAGCTTTAGAGGAGACTCATTTAGCCTTATTGACATTCCTAACACCCACCAGTTAGAGATCTGCAACAGCTCAAACCCACAACTTGACATAACAATTTACATTTCGGCACTACTAGCACACTGTATATGCATTAAAACTGTTTATCCAAACACCTTACACTTTTGTCTGTGAAAAGGAATACAGCCATTGAAATGCATAAAAATTCTAATCATCTACTGCAAAATGTactgcaaatgcacacacatggtAATGTTATAGAGACTAATTTTAGTTGTCAACTAGGAGAACCTAACTATAAACATGCATAATTATTTACTTTGACAAGTGCAGTAAATGAATTTGTGTGATGTGTGAACATGGAAATAACACagatgcaaatgaaaaaaaaatgctggcATTATATTCAATATGTACATCATACAATAGATGTAAAGTTACAATAGATAGAAGTAAGCCTGAAACTGTTACAGGTTTTCAGTACATACCCTTAGGATATTAGATTTAACTTGAACTTTGTTGTCCTTTgtttacacaaaaaaacagagtttacagtGATTTTCCATGTAGATTTACACTGGAAATAATGATCCAGAAACAGAGAACTAGGTGTTGAGTGTGAGGAAAGGGAAAgttttgtttctgaccacacaGATGTTCCTTGAGAATCCCCTGTGGATCAAACTAAGCAACACGGTGTTACTCCAGAGCAACACAGGAGACGCAAACACTATACTGTGCACTAACCTACACCCTTACTCcacttacaaaaataaatgtcagtttaCCACAAAGAAACCTTAACAAAGAAGAACAAATGTGTAATCCTAACTTATTTTTCTACCACACCGTGATATTCCTCATTTATTGTAGCACAAAATCGATTTAACATTGTCACTCTCCCTTTTGTTCATCTCAACCTCTGCCACCCCAAACTCCCCCAGCCTCTCGCCAGCTTCACACACCACCATCACTATTATCCATCCCTGTGTAATGAGTTAATGGTGTTTGACCCTGGAAGAGAgtagggggaggggaggagtaAGGAAAAAGGGACTGTGACATCTGCAGGACCAGAGGCAGGGAgcgagagaggaggaaagatggGGTGAAAGTGGGGGAGGGGAGATGATAAATCAGACTTTGTAGCCATCTCTATTTTAGCAATGCTGATTCCTGACCTTTTCCGCTGACAGTGACAAAGtggacagagtgtgtgtggttgtgtgcatAGTTTATATTTGTGCATATATTATATGTTAAATATTAGCACATGCACATTTATACCATAGCCATATCACCACTGTGTCCTATTGAGTCTCTTTGTGAATTATGAATCTAACTCCACcctcttcctcagcagataaTCAGCACCATGGAAACCCAGGTGTCCAATGGTCCAAGCGGAACCAGTCTGCCTAATGGTCCAGTCATTAGCACCAACGGCTCCACAGACGACAGCAAAACCAACCTGATCGTCAACTATCTGCCTCAGAACATGACCCAGGAAGAGTTCAAAAGTTTGTTTGGTAGCATTGGAGAGATTGAGTCCTGCAAGCTAGTCAGAGACAAGATAACAGGTACAACACTGTCTGTTGAACAAAAATATTATCATTACAACTGGTTTTCAGAATCACTGACACCACTATGgctctttctttgtctccagGTCAGAGTTTAGGATATGGCTTTGTAAACTATGTGGATCCAAATGATGCAGATAAGGCCATCAACACACTCAATGGTCTAAAGCTGCAGACTAAAACAATCAAGGTGAGCAGACCTCTACTATctacaatattcactcttcatTTTTGATTCTTGACGACGTGctggacaaaaataaaaaggaagtgGAGATTTTGTCAAGGAGGTTGTTGAGAGAGGTGGTGGCAGATGtgacagagggaggggaggaaaatggggaggaggaggcagaaggGAGCAGTGGCTAGaacaaagagtgagagaaagcgtgaaaagagaaggagagtggAGGTCAGAAAGCAAGGGGCGGACAGCATGTAGAGGTTATTGTGATGGAAATGTAATTAGGAAGGCTGACTGTGGTGCACAAGGGTCAGTCCAGGTTACCCCATCTGCCTCCAATCTAGGCTAATTAGGGGGCTCCTTTGTCCCAAAATCAGATGAGGGAAAGAGGGGGCATATTATTAAACACTACTTCCTTCCACTCCCCCCGATCTGATCAAAGTAGATCAAAGATTGAGACAAACTGCAGGATTGAGAAATCGAATCTGtgagagagcagagcaggtgaTCGTCCAACAGCTGTCCATGAATAGGGACGTTAATTCTGACTAATGACTGATCAAACAACAAGCTACAAGCAAGAAAAGTCGAGGTTCCTTTTTGGATGAACAAATACATGTAGGTATGTGTATAATGTCACATAGATTACTGGAACAACAATGTAGAAAAAGTGTTGATTGTCATGAcaattattatgttatattgttGATCTTGTGTTATgacattcattaattatttgatttatctATATGTAGATCGCTCTGTCTATATTTAACTTCTAAATAATTTATTCTcaaatttgaaaagtaactccTCTGGTCAATACCATAGTCTTATTTATCTGACTTTGCAGGATGCTTCAATAGAGAGGggtgaggctgtgtgtgtgtgtgtgtgtgggggggggggttcggGGGTTGCAGGGTAGGGGGTAGCTCAGAGAGCAGAATGCCAATGACAGGATTAGAGGCCATATGGGCTTCAGGCACCATCTGTACTGTGGGAGCGACAGGGAGAGGGTTAATTATAGGGCAGCCTCTGCTCCCCGAACACAGCAACTCCCCCCTGACTCGTCCAGAACACCCTAATCACTGCACCACACAACCCTCCTGCTCAtacagtctgtctgtgtacaCAATAGACACTGGTGCTTAGTACTGATGGATGAAATCAGAACACCTGTATTCATTTGAAAGATAATATACTAGTATATtatataaagtaattttaaTTTGCATCACAGCTTTCTTTGCATCTGTGCAATAAGCAAAATCAATGTCAATGCTAcaaatatttctaaaaatcAGTAGATTCGTAAACATCTATATTTGTCATACAAATACATATGCATataaacaatgtgtgtgtgtgtttataagtTGTCAAGGTTCCTGCAAGTCTTGTGATGCACTTACATTGTTTGCTGTTTGCCAGTGGAGCTGTTCTCCCCCAGAGGATAGAGACAAAGGAAGGAGGCAGGACAGGGAGGGCAGCTCAGCCTATCTCAGACAacactcactctgtctctccatcaaacacaaacacagcactgcCAACAATGCACTGAACTGGATTATCTATCACacatgtgttcacatgctcccataacacacaaaaacaagaatatgtgtatgactttttttttacaatcaatCAGATATTCCCTTTCAGTATTAGATGTAAAATGTTCTGAAAAGTAGACAACAGAAAACCATAAGGGATATAAACACAGATGCACCAAAAATGGCCGTGCACTAATTAAATCACCAGTGAATTCAGGAAAATACATCAACTAAGGCCAATGTTTTTCAGTGCAAAACAAAGCTGACATTTGGGCTTTTTAACTGATGATTGGTATCAGTTTGGATAATGGGAACTTCAGTTCTTTCTAACATGTTTCTTAAgttgatgtgtttgtttttctctgatttctCCAAGACAAACTTTTTTTGGGGTACATAAATATAATGAACttcttgatttatttaatttggttGTTATAGGTATCATATGCCCGGCCAAGCTCGGCTTCTATTCGTGATGCCAACCTTTACGTGAGTGGACTCCCCAAAACCATGAGCCAGAAGGACATGGAACAGCTGTTCTCCCAATACGGTCGCATCATCACATCCCGCATCCTAGTGGACCAAGTCACAGGTATAGCCTTATTTCACTTCTCATGCTGACACACAAGCATCATTTCTCTGAATGACTGGTAGACAGCAACAGTCCTTGATGCCAAGGTAGTAACATTGGTCTGTTTTCTTATTCGGAGCAGGCATATCACGAGGAGTGGGCTTCATCCGGTTTGACAAGCGGAACGAGGCAGAGGAAGCCATCAAAGGTCTGAACGGACAAAAGCCTTTGGGTGCTGCCGAGCCCATCACTGTCAAGTTCGCCAACAACCCCAGCCAGAAGACAGGCCAGGCCTTACTGACTCAGCTGTACCAGACTGCTGCCCGCCGCTACACAGGACCCCTGCACCACCAGACTCAGCGTTTCAGGTACTGAACCTTTACCAACCTCACACCACCTGTGAGTTAATCACTAGATAGTCTGTAAAAAGCTAAATCGCAGGTCATCCTACTGTGTTGCCTTGCTTAAGCAAACTCAATATCCCACTATTTTACAAGTGTTAAGTGTGTCaacatttcattgttttagAATGACGTGGAATATCATTACCAAGTCAACAGTCAAAGTCAAGTCTCTAAAAGGTTTTTTGACAATTATCAAGCCTCAACTACGCCAGAGAATAGCTAAGAgtaaatataaaagaaaaatcagatgAAGTGGCACACCccaaaaacagcaaatgtgGTCTAGTTTTATAATAAGGAATAATGTGTAtcggaaaaaaacaaaactttttctgtcaataTTAACAGAACTTATTAgtaaactgttcctttaagcaATATTATTGCTTCATACTACGGAAGGAATTGGCAATATTGTATTGTCCCTCcttctcactctttttctctgactTTCTTTTAAACTGCAGCATGATCCCTTCACTTGGAAAGGGACCAGATCCAAATAACAGCTCAAAACCAATGTAAGAGACCAGATTTTtccaaatacaataaaaaactaAAGCTTAATAAAACTTGGTTTAAGAAGAATAATACTGAACCTTTAAATGTTGCCTATACTACATAGGCGTTATAGGCATCATAAAGAGTGCAATTGCCAGAAGTTGGCCACATCTACATGGgtaattttaaataaaggttcaaAAGGTTTGAAAGTCAAAGGTTTccattattaaatattttcatggaACCTCACTAACAACTGTAGATCAGGTTGGAATGCTCACTTACTCAGcatggatcttttttttttttaatcagtagATGTGAAATGACCTTTGATACAGGATTTGTTTATCTTATTATTTAAACTATTAAAGGGGAATCTATTTGAgcttaaacaacaacaatgaacaaTAAATACCAGCTGAGACAGAGGACTATTTTAAGCACCATTAGTTTGTGGTTGGATGGTTTGGGACAGCGTTGCAGTGAAGGATGCCCTCTGGAGGCCAGCTGGTGAAGGAGCAACATGTTAACTGAAAGCCCCCCTTCCTTGAAGATCTCATAACTAACTTCTGCATCCCCTTCATTCTCCCTCTTGCGTTGCAGACTCGACAATTTACTAAACGCCAGCTACGGAGTCAAGAGGTAAATGCCAAAGGTGTACTTTCAAAAGCATCCATGCCAAAATAAAACCTCAAACAAAGTGCCTGGAATACCACATGCTGACTTCATCTCGAAATCAGATATAATGCCCATAATTCTTAATGCCCACTGCCCATTTAATCATGTTACAGAAGCAGCCCAGACAACAAAATACTATCTGTACCTGCAATAAGCAATGATGCAGCCTTCTAACAGCAGGGTATTCTGGCATGGCTTTGTTTaacctttttgttcttttgttttaattaatagaaataatttatatgtatttatttatgaactAACATTGTCAGTTTCAGTTGCTTTAATGTCCCCCTTTTTTCACCAGCATGGACATACCAGATTCCGTTTGCGTCTCCTCTGTTTGCTCCAGTTTGTGTATGATTTGATTCCAATTTGCTTTTCATCCCTCTCTaggtttctgtgttttgttcaaTACTGTGATTTTTGTTGAACATTGTGATTCATGAGTTTAATTCTTCCAGAGGCTTTGGtcagcagagaaaatgagaaaatatgcaAATTGTGTGGGTGTAGTTTGGAGCCACTGTGGTGCCCACACATATTAATCTACTTACTGTACAGCAGAGGGGATGGAGATGGGGTCCCCCGACTCCATACCCGACTACAATCTTTATCATTTCTCACAGAGAAACATGCCCATAAGAGACAGTATAGAGCACTGAATTCTGTGTCGAACTTCAGAATGACACCCATGGTAGTTCTCCTACTCTCTTCCCCAGATTCTCCCCCATCACCATTGACAGCATGACCAGCCTGGCCGGGGTCAATCTTACTGGTCCAACTGGAGCCGGCTGGTGCATCTTTGTATACAACCTGTCCCCCGAGGCGGACGAGAGCGTCCTGTGGCAGCTCTTTGGGCCCTTCGGCGCCGTCACTAACGTCAAAGTCATCCGTGACTTCACCACCAACAAATGTAAGGGCTTTGGCTTTGTCACCATGACCAACTACGATGAAGCCGCCATGGCTATCGCTAGCCTTAATGGCTACCGCCTGGGTGACCGCGTGCTGCAGGTTTCTTTCAAGACCAGCAAGCAGCACAAGGCCTGAGAGAGAGGCGGCTGGCACCAGCTCCTTCGACCTGCATTGAGAGCAACCTGAGCTCCCTGTGCCATCACTCTACATGGGCCTGGACTGAGTCTCTCTCTGACACGTTTTCACACAAACTCATAATATATTATcataaacacagacatgcagatacacacatacaagcacacacataacCACACATATCCATACGCAACCATACACAAGTCAGAGTTTCAAGCAAACACACTCgtggagtttttcttttctctttacacAACATGCTAGTCCTTCCCTATATTTGCCTGGATTTAATTAGAAGGGGTACGTAGCTGATTTGTTGGGTAAGGGCAAGAGCTATCTATTTAGGAGACAGTCTAACGAATGTGACAGAGAATGTGTACTGAGTGCTTTGATTGAATTCAGGCAAATAATGACAACTGATGAACAAAACGatcaaaaatttaaatgaacgAATATGTGCAATTTACCCAAACTCTTACCCCACCATCTCTCCCATTATCTTGCTGGAGAGGATGTAGTCACTTTTTTACACTTGGGCATTTTGAATCAGTGATTTTTTTAgatcaaagaaaatgaaattaaaaaacagtgtTCTCTTATATACATCTATTAAAATATAACtatatattcaatatttaaGGTGGTTATAATAGCCGAGTATGTAAGCATTTTCTAGAAACTTTGACTACTGTTTCCTGACCTGCATTAGGTGGTGCCTAGCGTAAAGGCAGTTTCTCTACCCTATGTGAGCTTGGTAGCTCAGACCCAATAAGATTTAGGTTAACCAATAAATACTGGTCACAGAAAAGAGTAGTCCAAAGGCCATCAGAATCACTCTTTCCCTCACAGTCTCACACCGAACAACACAATAGTACACTTACGTatcacagaaacacagttcAATAACTAGAGGATGTATACATATCTAgtccacaaaaacaaaaaaaagttactgTATTTTCTAATCTATGCTCAGGATGGATTCAACAGAAGCAGATTGTCTGTGAACTTAGAGCAGAGTGGCAGTGCTCCATGGTGACAGTGTTCATTAGTAATTCTCTCATGGGCGAGAGCGTGACGAGTGCGAGGGA
This genomic interval from Siniperca chuatsi isolate FFG_IHB_CAS linkage group LG21, ASM2008510v1, whole genome shotgun sequence contains the following:
- the elavl3 gene encoding ELAV-like protein 3 isoform X13; the encoded protein is MVTQIISTMETQVSNGPSGTSLPNGPVISTNGSTDDSKTNLIVNYLPQNMTQEEFKSLFGSIGEIESCKLVRDKITGQSLGYGFVNYVDPNDADKAINTLNGLKLQTKTIKVSYARPSSASIRDANLYVSGLPKTMSQKDMEQLFSQYGRIITSRILVDQVTAGISRGVGFIRFDKRNEAEEAIKGLNGQKPLGAAEPITVKFANNPSQKTGQALLTQLYQTAARRYTGPLHHQTQRFSSPTLFPRFSPITIDSMTSLAGVNLTGPTGAGWCIFVYNLSPEADESVLWQLFGPFGAVTNVKVIRDFTTNKCKGFGFVTMTNYDEAAMAIASLNGYRLGDRVLQVSFKTSKQHKA
- the elavl3 gene encoding ELAV-like protein 3 isoform X12, with amino-acid sequence MVTQIISTMETQVSNGPSGTSLPNGPVISTNGSTDDSKTNLIVNYLPQNMTQEEFKSLFGSIGEIESCKLVRDKITGQSLGYGFVNYVDPNDADKAINTLNGLKLQTKTIKVSYARPSSASIRDANLYVSGLPKTMSQKDMEQLFSQYGRIITSRILVDQVTGISRGVGFIRFDKRNEAEEAIKGLNGQKPLGAAEPITVKFANNPSQKTGQALLTQLYQTAARRYTGPLHHQTQRFRLDNLLNASYGVKRFSPITIDSMTSLAGVNLTGPTGAGWCIFVYNLSPEADESVLWQLFGPFGAVTNVKVIRDFTTNKCKGFGFVTMTNYDEAAMAIASLNGYRLGDRVLQVSFKTSKQHKA
- the elavl3 gene encoding ELAV-like protein 3 isoform X8 — encoded protein: MVTQIISTMETQVSNGPSGTSLPNGPVISTNGSTDDSKTNLIVNYLPQNMTQEEFKSLFGSIGEIESCKLVRDKITGQSLGYGFVNYVDPNDADKAINTLNGLKLQTKTIKVSYARPSSASIRDANLYVSGLPKTMSQKDMEQLFSQYGRIITSRILVDQVTGISRGVGFIRFDKRNEAEEAIKGLNGQKPLGAAEPITVKFANNPSQKTGQALLTQLYQTAARRYTGPLHHQTQRFRLDNLLNASYGVKSSPTLFPRFSPITIDSMTSLAGVNLTGPTGAGWCIFVYNLSPEADESVLWQLFGPFGAVTNVKVIRDFTTNKCKGFGFVTMTNYDEAAMAIASLNGYRLGDRVLQVSFKTSKQHKA
- the elavl3 gene encoding ELAV-like protein 3 isoform X9, whose protein sequence is MVTQIISTMETQVSNGPSGTSLPNGPVISTNGSTDDSKTNLIVNYLPQNMTQEEFKSLFGSIGEIESCKLVRDKITGQSLGYGFVNYVDPNDADKAINTLNGLKLQTKTIKVSYARPSSASIRDANLYVSGLPKTMSQKDMEQLFSQYGRIITSRILVDQVTAGISRGVGFIRFDKRNEAEEAIKGLNGQKPLGAAEPITVKFANNPSQKTGQALLTQLYQTAARRYTGPLHHQTQRFSMIPSLGKGPDPNNSSKPIFSPITIDSMTSLAGVNLTGPTGAGWCIFVYNLSPEADESVLWQLFGPFGAVTNVKVIRDFTTNKCKGFGFVTMTNYDEAAMAIASLNGYRLGDRVLQVSFKTSKQHKA
- the elavl3 gene encoding ELAV-like protein 3 isoform X3, translating into MVTQIISTMETQVSNGPSGTSLPNGPVISTNGSTDDSKTNLIVNYLPQNMTQEEFKSLFGSIGEIESCKLVRDKITGQSLGYGFVNYVDPNDADKAINTLNGLKLQTKTIKVSYARPSSASIRDANLYVSGLPKTMSQKDMEQLFSQYGRIITSRILVDQVTGISRGVGFIRFDKRNEAEEAIKGLNGQKPLGAAEPITVKFANNPSQKTGQALLTQLYQTAARRYTGPLHHQTQRFSMIPSLGKGPDPNNSSKPILDNLLNASYGVKSSPTLFPRFSPITIDSMTSLAGVNLTGPTGAGWCIFVYNLSPEADESVLWQLFGPFGAVTNVKVIRDFTTNKCKGFGFVTMTNYDEAAMAIASLNGYRLGDRVLQVSFKTSKQHKA
- the elavl3 gene encoding ELAV-like protein 3 isoform X5; this translates as MVTQIISTMETQVSNGPSGTSLPNGPVISTNGSTDDSKTNLIVNYLPQNMTQEEFKSLFGSIGEIESCKLVRDKITGQSLGYGFVNYVDPNDADKAINTLNGLKLQTKTIKVSYARPSSASIRDANLYVSGLPKTMSQKDMEQLFSQYGRIITSRILVDQVTAGISRGVGFIRFDKRNEAEEAIKGLNGQKPLGAAEPITVKFANNPSQKTGQALLTQLYQTAARRYTGPLHHQTQRFSMIPSLGKGPDPNNSSKPISPTLFPRFSPITIDSMTSLAGVNLTGPTGAGWCIFVYNLSPEADESVLWQLFGPFGAVTNVKVIRDFTTNKCKGFGFVTMTNYDEAAMAIASLNGYRLGDRVLQVSFKTSKQHKA
- the elavl3 gene encoding ELAV-like protein 3 isoform X14; translation: MVTQIISTMETQVSNGPSGTSLPNGPVISTNGSTDDSKTNLIVNYLPQNMTQEEFKSLFGSIGEIESCKLVRDKITGQSLGYGFVNYVDPNDADKAINTLNGLKLQTKTIKVSYARPSSASIRDANLYVSGLPKTMSQKDMEQLFSQYGRIITSRILVDQVTAGISRGVGFIRFDKRNEAEEAIKGLNGQKPLGAAEPITVKFANNPSQKTGQALLTQLYQTAARRYTGPLHHQTQRFRFSPITIDSMTSLAGVNLTGPTGAGWCIFVYNLSPEADESVLWQLFGPFGAVTNVKVIRDFTTNKCKGFGFVTMTNYDEAAMAIASLNGYRLGDRVLQVSFKTSKQHKA
- the elavl3 gene encoding ELAV-like protein 3 isoform X10 codes for the protein MVTQIISTMETQVSNGPSGTSLPNGPVISTNGSTDDSKTNLIVNYLPQNMTQEEFKSLFGSIGEIESCKLVRDKITGQSLGYGFVNYVDPNDADKAINTLNGLKLQTKTIKVSYARPSSASIRDANLYVSGLPKTMSQKDMEQLFSQYGRIITSRILVDQVTAGISRGVGFIRFDKRNEAEEAIKGLNGQKPLGAAEPITVKFANNPSQKTGQALLTQLYQTAARRYTGPLHHQTQRFRLDNLLNASYGVKRFSPITIDSMTSLAGVNLTGPTGAGWCIFVYNLSPEADESVLWQLFGPFGAVTNVKVIRDFTTNKCKGFGFVTMTNYDEAAMAIASLNGYRLGDRVLQVSFKTSKQHKA
- the elavl3 gene encoding ELAV-like protein 3 isoform X15, producing MVTQIISTMETQVSNGPSGTSLPNGPVISTNGSTDDSKTNLIVNYLPQNMTQEEFKSLFGSIGEIESCKLVRDKITGQSLGYGFVNYVDPNDADKAINTLNGLKLQTKTIKVSYARPSSASIRDANLYVSGLPKTMSQKDMEQLFSQYGRIITSRILVDQVTGISRGVGFIRFDKRNEAEEAIKGLNGQKPLGAAEPITVKFANNPSQKTGQALLTQLYQTAARRYTGPLHHQTQRFRFSPITIDSMTSLAGVNLTGPTGAGWCIFVYNLSPEADESVLWQLFGPFGAVTNVKVIRDFTTNKCKGFGFVTMTNYDEAAMAIASLNGYRLGDRVLQVSFKTSKQHKA
- the elavl3 gene encoding ELAV-like protein 3 isoform X1; translation: MVTQIISTMETQVSNGPSGTSLPNGPVISTNGSTDDSKTNLIVNYLPQNMTQEEFKSLFGSIGEIESCKLVRDKITGQSLGYGFVNYVDPNDADKAINTLNGLKLQTKTIKVSYARPSSASIRDANLYVSGLPKTMSQKDMEQLFSQYGRIITSRILVDQVTAGISRGVGFIRFDKRNEAEEAIKGLNGQKPLGAAEPITVKFANNPSQKTGQALLTQLYQTAARRYTGPLHHQTQRFSMIPSLGKGPDPNNSSKPILDNLLNASYGVKSSPTLFPRFSPITIDSMTSLAGVNLTGPTGAGWCIFVYNLSPEADESVLWQLFGPFGAVTNVKVIRDFTTNKCKGFGFVTMTNYDEAAMAIASLNGYRLGDRVLQVSFKTSKQHKA
- the elavl3 gene encoding ELAV-like protein 3 isoform X7, whose product is MVTIISTMETQVSNGPSGTSLPNGPVISTNGSTDDSKTNLIVNYLPQNMTQEEFKSLFGSIGEIESCKLVRDKITGQSLGYGFVNYVDPNDADKAINTLNGLKLQTKTIKVSYARPSSASIRDANLYVSGLPKTMSQKDMEQLFSQYGRIITSRILVDQVTAGISRGVGFIRFDKRNEAEEAIKGLNGQKPLGAAEPITVKFANNPSQKTGQALLTQLYQTAARRYTGPLHHQTQRFRLDNLLNASYGVKSSPTLFPRFSPITIDSMTSLAGVNLTGPTGAGWCIFVYNLSPEADESVLWQLFGPFGAVTNVKVIRDFTTNKCKGFGFVTMTNYDEAAMAIASLNGYRLGDRVLQVSFKTSKQHKA
- the elavl3 gene encoding ELAV-like protein 3 isoform X6 — encoded protein: MVTQIISTMETQVSNGPSGTSLPNGPVISTNGSTDDSKTNLIVNYLPQNMTQEEFKSLFGSIGEIESCKLVRDKITGQSLGYGFVNYVDPNDADKAINTLNGLKLQTKTIKVSYARPSSASIRDANLYVSGLPKTMSQKDMEQLFSQYGRIITSRILVDQVTAGISRGVGFIRFDKRNEAEEAIKGLNGQKPLGAAEPITVKFANNPSQKTGQALLTQLYQTAARRYTGPLHHQTQRFRLDNLLNASYGVKSSPTLFPRFSPITIDSMTSLAGVNLTGPTGAGWCIFVYNLSPEADESVLWQLFGPFGAVTNVKVIRDFTTNKCKGFGFVTMTNYDEAAMAIASLNGYRLGDRVLQVSFKTSKQHKA
- the elavl3 gene encoding ELAV-like protein 3 isoform X2; the encoded protein is MVTIISTMETQVSNGPSGTSLPNGPVISTNGSTDDSKTNLIVNYLPQNMTQEEFKSLFGSIGEIESCKLVRDKITGQSLGYGFVNYVDPNDADKAINTLNGLKLQTKTIKVSYARPSSASIRDANLYVSGLPKTMSQKDMEQLFSQYGRIITSRILVDQVTAGISRGVGFIRFDKRNEAEEAIKGLNGQKPLGAAEPITVKFANNPSQKTGQALLTQLYQTAARRYTGPLHHQTQRFSMIPSLGKGPDPNNSSKPILDNLLNASYGVKSSPTLFPRFSPITIDSMTSLAGVNLTGPTGAGWCIFVYNLSPEADESVLWQLFGPFGAVTNVKVIRDFTTNKCKGFGFVTMTNYDEAAMAIASLNGYRLGDRVLQVSFKTSKQHKA
- the elavl3 gene encoding ELAV-like protein 3 isoform X4 — its product is MVTQIISTMETQVSNGPSGTSLPNGPVISTNGSTDDSKTNLIVNYLPQNMTQEEFKSLFGSIGEIESCKLVRDKITGQSLGYGFVNYVDPNDADKAINTLNGLKLQTKTIKVSYARPSSASIRDANLYVSGLPKTMSQKDMEQLFSQYGRIITSRILVDQVTAGISRGVGFIRFDKRNEAEEAIKGLNGQKPLGAAEPITVKFANNPSQKTGQALLTQLYQTAARRYTGPLHHQTQRFSMIPSLGKGPDPNNSSKPILDNLLNASYGVKRFSPITIDSMTSLAGVNLTGPTGAGWCIFVYNLSPEADESVLWQLFGPFGAVTNVKVIRDFTTNKCKGFGFVTMTNYDEAAMAIASLNGYRLGDRVLQVSFKTSKQHKA